In Rhodoferax koreense, a genomic segment contains:
- a CDS encoding ABC transporter ATP-binding protein: MPTDKDILVSFRGVKKTYDGENLVVKQLDLDIYRGEFLTLLGPSGSGKTTCLMMLAGFEFPTSGEIRLDGKLLNRVPPHKRNIGMVFQNYALFPHMTVAQNVGYPLQVRGVSGEARQRQVREALAMVRMEAFGERFPAQLSGGQQQRIALARALVFKPQLVLMDEPLGALDKQLREHMQLELKALHRQLGVTFVYVTHDQGEALTMSDRVAVFDQGLIQQLDPVGALYETPGNAFVASFIGDSNRLQGQIGLREGDRCTLNLPGGHVLRGVRVGEATPGQAATASIRPERMRLVDASDAAKAADAGNVLRGHAAGVIYFGDHVRLQCDFTEQPQCFVKVPLDTPALASLAPGQPVALAFEPEHLRIFS, encoded by the coding sequence ATGCCTACCGACAAAGACATCCTGGTCAGTTTCCGCGGTGTGAAGAAGACCTACGACGGCGAGAACCTGGTCGTGAAACAACTCGACCTGGACATCTACCGCGGCGAGTTCCTCACCCTGCTCGGCCCCTCCGGCTCGGGCAAGACCACCTGCCTGATGATGCTGGCCGGCTTCGAATTCCCCACCAGCGGCGAGATCCGGCTGGACGGCAAGCTGCTCAACCGCGTGCCGCCGCACAAGCGCAACATCGGCATGGTGTTCCAGAACTACGCGCTGTTCCCGCACATGACGGTGGCGCAGAACGTGGGCTACCCGCTGCAGGTGCGCGGCGTGAGCGGCGAGGCGCGGCAGCGCCAGGTCCGCGAGGCGCTGGCGATGGTGCGCATGGAGGCCTTCGGCGAACGTTTCCCGGCGCAGCTCTCCGGCGGCCAGCAGCAGCGCATCGCCCTGGCCCGCGCGCTGGTGTTCAAGCCGCAGCTGGTGCTGATGGACGAACCGCTCGGCGCACTCGACAAGCAACTGCGCGAACACATGCAGCTCGAGCTCAAGGCCCTGCACCGCCAGCTCGGCGTGACCTTCGTCTACGTGACGCACGACCAGGGCGAGGCGCTCACCATGTCCGACCGCGTGGCCGTGTTCGACCAGGGCCTCATCCAGCAGCTCGACCCCGTGGGCGCCTTGTACGAGACACCGGGCAACGCCTTCGTGGCCAGCTTCATCGGCGACAGCAACCGGCTGCAGGGCCAGATCGGCCTGCGCGAAGGTGATCGCTGCACGCTGAATCTTCCGGGCGGCCACGTGCTGCGCGGCGTGCGCGTTGGCGAGGCCACGCCCGGCCAGGCGGCCACGGCCAGCATCCGCCCCGAACGCATGCGCCTGGTGGATGCGAGCGATGCCGCCAAAGCCGCGGACGCCGGCAACGTGCTGCGCGGCCACGCCGCCGGCGTCATCTACTTCGGCGACCACGTGCGCCTGCAATGCGACTTCACCGAGCAGCCGCAATGCTTCGTCAAGGTGCCGCTCGACACACCCGCGCTGGCCAGCCTGGCACCGGGTCAGCCCGTCGCGCTGGCCTTCGAGCCCGAGCATCTGCGCATCTTTTCCTGA
- a CDS encoding M48 family metallopeptidase, with protein MCFSCDLKTPGASPWSSRRGFLLAAGASAVAVPSLAQVDVGNASAMRQLVPAETLEASATQQYSKMLAEAKSKGALAPDGNPQLQRLRTIAARLIPLTAQWNDRARQWRWEVNLIGSKQINAFCMPGGKIAFYTGILDQLKLTDDEAAMIMGHEMAHALREHARSRLAKTQATSMGLSLGAQLLGLGQLGNIAADMGTQLVTLKFSRDDETEADLVGLELAARGGYDPQASVSLWQKMAKASGGAGGPGFLSTHPSGPNRIRELQANVPRVQGLYEQARKR; from the coding sequence ATGTGTTTTTCATGCGACCTCAAAACCCCCGGTGCCTCGCCCTGGTCCAGCCGCCGCGGCTTTCTGCTGGCCGCTGGTGCCAGCGCCGTCGCCGTGCCGTCGCTGGCGCAGGTCGACGTGGGCAACGCGTCCGCCATGCGCCAGCTCGTGCCCGCCGAAACCCTGGAAGCCTCGGCCACGCAGCAGTACAGCAAAATGCTCGCCGAAGCCAAGTCCAAAGGTGCGCTCGCGCCCGACGGCAACCCGCAATTGCAGCGCTTGCGCACCATCGCAGCAAGGCTGATCCCGCTGACCGCGCAATGGAACGACCGCGCGCGCCAGTGGCGCTGGGAGGTCAACCTCATTGGCAGCAAGCAGATCAACGCGTTCTGCATGCCCGGCGGCAAGATTGCGTTCTACACCGGCATCCTCGACCAATTGAAGCTCACCGATGACGAGGCGGCGATGATCATGGGCCACGAAATGGCGCATGCGCTGCGCGAACACGCGCGTTCGCGCCTGGCCAAGACGCAGGCCACGAGCATGGGCCTGTCACTTGGCGCGCAACTGCTCGGGCTGGGGCAGCTCGGCAACATCGCGGCCGACATGGGCACGCAACTCGTCACGCTGAAGTTCAGCCGCGATGATGAGACCGAGGCCGACCTGGTCGGCCTGGAACTCGCGGCGCGCGGCGGCTACGATCCGCAGGCCTCGGTCAGCTTGTGGCAGAAGATGGCCAAGGCTTCCGGCGGCGCGGGCGGGCCGGGCTTCCTGTCCACCCACCCGAGCGGGCCGAACCGCATCCGCGAGCTGCAGGCCAACGTGCCGCGGGTGCAGGGCTTGTACGAGCAGGCGAGGAAGCGGTAG
- a CDS encoding ABC transporter permease, which translates to MTAPPATPVAAPVAAQRKLKQELRRAELRKKASALALIAPLALFLLVVFAVPIGALLQRAVASPEIPNALPQTVAALAHWDRKALPPDVAFTALAADLATARQGNAAGELARRLNNEISGYRSLVTKTARAMPVEGDAKAALVAIDARWGELPYWQAIAKNGSRTTPFFLLASLDLQQDNFGSIHKAPPEGAIYLDIFGRTLWIGALTTALALLIAFPLAYWASTLPARQANLVMICVLIPFWTSVLVRIAAWVVLLQQSGLVNTGLMALGVTSGPIALLFNRTGVTISMVHILLPFMILPLYSVMKAIPPTYQRAAISLGSHPFAAFWRVYVPQTYAGIAAGVLLVFITAIGYYITPALLGGPGDQMVSYYVAYFTNQAVNWGMACALGALLLAATLVLYAVYQRIVQTNANANIR; encoded by the coding sequence ATGACCGCGCCCCCCGCCACCCCTGTCGCCGCCCCTGTCGCCGCCCAGCGCAAACTCAAGCAGGAGCTGCGGCGCGCCGAGCTGCGCAAGAAGGCCTCGGCCCTCGCGCTGATCGCGCCGCTGGCCCTGTTCCTGCTGGTGGTGTTCGCGGTGCCCATCGGTGCGCTGCTGCAGCGCGCCGTGGCCAGCCCCGAGATCCCGAACGCCTTGCCGCAGACCGTGGCCGCACTGGCCCACTGGGACCGCAAGGCCCTGCCGCCCGACGTTGCGTTCACGGCCCTGGCTGCCGACCTGGCCACGGCCCGCCAGGGCAACGCGGCAGGCGAACTCGCGCGCCGGCTCAACAACGAGATCAGCGGCTACCGCTCGCTGGTCACCAAGACGGCGCGCGCCATGCCTGTCGAAGGCGACGCCAAGGCGGCCCTCGTCGCCATCGATGCACGCTGGGGTGAACTGCCCTACTGGCAGGCCATCGCCAAGAACGGCAGCCGCACCACGCCCTTCTTCCTGCTGGCCTCGCTCGACCTGCAGCAGGACAACTTCGGCAGCATCCACAAGGCGCCGCCCGAAGGCGCCATTTACCTCGACATCTTCGGCCGCACGCTGTGGATCGGCGCGCTCACCACCGCGCTGGCACTGCTGATCGCGTTCCCGCTGGCCTACTGGGCCTCCACCCTGCCGGCGCGCCAAGCCAACCTGGTGATGATCTGCGTGCTGATCCCGTTCTGGACCTCGGTGCTGGTGCGCATCGCCGCCTGGGTGGTGCTGCTGCAGCAGTCGGGCCTGGTCAACACGGGCCTCATGGCGCTGGGCGTCACCAGCGGGCCGATCGCGCTGCTGTTCAACCGTACTGGCGTGACCATCTCCATGGTGCACATCCTGCTGCCGTTCATGATCCTGCCGCTGTACAGCGTGATGAAGGCGATTCCGCCGACCTACCAGCGCGCCGCCATCTCGCTGGGCAGCCATCCGTTCGCCGCGTTCTGGCGCGTGTACGTGCCGCAAACCTACGCGGGCATCGCCGCCGGTGTGCTGCTGGTGTTCATCACCGCCATCGGCTACTACATCACACCGGCGCTGCTCGGCGGGCCGGGCGACCAGATGGTGAGCTACTACGTCGCCTACTTCACCAACCAGGCCGTCAACTGGGGCATGGCGTGCGCCCTGGGTGCACTGCTGCTGGCGGCCACGCTGGTGCTGTACGCGGTGTACCAGCGCATCGTGCAGACCAATGCCAACGCCAACATCCGCTGA
- a CDS encoding 4-aminobutyrate--2-oxoglutarate transaminase translates to MNNQTLQQRKDAATPRGVGVMCNFYADRAENAELWDVEGRRYIDFAAGIAVLNTGHRHPKVVAAIRAQLDRFTHTAYQIVPYASYVELAERINAITPGKHAKKTALFSTGAEAVENAVKIARAATGRPGVIAFGGGFHGRTMLGMALTGKVAPYKVGFGPFPSDIYHLPFPNALHGVTVDAALKALQQLFKADIDPTRVAAVIIEPVQGEGGFYMVPPEFMRELRKVCDTHGILLIADEVQTGFARTGRLFAMEHYDVLPDLMTLAKSLAGGMPLSAVCGRAEIMDAAQPGGLGGTYAGNPLAVAAAHAVLDVITQEQLAERAQGLGEKLKARLHRIRKDVPQISDVRGPGGMVAVEFNRPADGEPDVDFLKKVQSHALGHGLLLLSCGTYGNVIRFLFPLTIQDAVFDEALDILEGALRQA, encoded by the coding sequence GTGAACAACCAGACCCTGCAACAACGCAAGGATGCCGCCACCCCGCGCGGCGTGGGCGTGATGTGCAACTTCTACGCCGACCGCGCCGAGAACGCCGAACTGTGGGACGTGGAAGGCCGCCGCTACATCGACTTCGCCGCCGGCATCGCCGTGCTCAACACCGGCCATCGCCACCCCAAGGTGGTGGCCGCGATCCGCGCCCAGCTCGACCGCTTCACCCACACCGCCTACCAGATCGTGCCCTACGCCTCTTACGTGGAACTGGCCGAGCGCATCAACGCCATCACGCCCGGCAAGCACGCGAAGAAGACAGCGTTGTTCAGCACCGGCGCCGAGGCCGTGGAAAACGCCGTGAAGATCGCGCGCGCCGCCACCGGCCGGCCGGGCGTGATCGCCTTCGGCGGCGGCTTCCACGGCCGCACCATGCTGGGCATGGCGCTGACGGGCAAGGTGGCGCCCTACAAGGTCGGCTTCGGCCCTTTTCCGAGCGACATCTACCACCTGCCCTTTCCGAACGCACTGCACGGCGTGACGGTGGATGCCGCGCTCAAGGCGCTGCAGCAGTTGTTCAAGGCCGACATCGACCCGACGCGGGTGGCCGCCGTCATCATCGAGCCGGTGCAGGGCGAAGGCGGCTTCTACATGGTGCCGCCCGAATTCATGCGCGAACTGCGCAAGGTGTGCGACACGCATGGCATCCTGCTGATCGCCGACGAGGTGCAGACCGGCTTCGCACGCACCGGCCGGCTGTTCGCCATGGAGCATTACGACGTGTTGCCCGACCTGATGACGCTGGCCAAGAGCCTGGCCGGCGGCATGCCGCTGTCGGCCGTGTGCGGCCGCGCCGAGATCATGGACGCGGCCCAGCCCGGCGGCCTGGGCGGCACCTATGCGGGCAATCCGCTGGCGGTGGCGGCGGCGCATGCGGTGCTGGATGTCATCACGCAGGAGCAACTGGCCGAGCGTGCCCAGGGCCTGGGCGAGAAGCTCAAGGCGCGGCTCCATCGCATCCGCAAGGACGTGCCGCAGATCAGCGACGTGCGCGGGCCGGGCGGCATGGTCGCGGTGGAGTTCAACCGTCCCGCCGACGGCGAACCCGACGTGGATTTCCTGAAGAAGGTGCAGTCGCATGCATTGGGCCACGGCCTGCTGCTGCTCAGCTGCGGCACCTATGGCAATGTCATCCGTTTCCTGTTTCCATTGACGATCCAGGACGCCGTCTTCGACGAGGCGCTGGACATCCTGGAAGGCGCGCTGCGCCAGGCCTGA
- the gabD gene encoding NADP-dependent succinate-semialdehyde dehydrogenase, whose translation MLKLRKPELFRQQAYLDGQWCNADSGATFEVTNPATGEVLGHVPEMGAAETRRAILAAQTAWATWRRKTAKERSAILRKWNDLMLAHTDDLAAIMTAEQGKPLAESKGEIAYAASFIEWFAEEGKRVNGDTLQSPANDKRLLVVKEPIGVCAAITPWNFPAAMITRKAGPALAAGCTMVLKPAESTPFSALALAVLAEEAGVPAGVFSVLTGDARAIGGELTANPIVRKLSFTGSTEVGRLLMAQSAPSIKKLSLELGGNAPFIVFDDADLDEAVAGAIASKYRNAGQTCVCANRLYVQDGVYDAFAAKLVKAVQALKVGAGTEPGVEQGPLIDGAAVEKIESHIADAVAKGGKVLTGGKRHALGHTFFEPTVVANASADMLVAREETFGPLAPLFRFKTDAEVVQMANDTEFGLASYFYSRDIARIWRVAEALEYGMVGINTGLISNEVAPFGGVKQSGLGREGSSYGIDDYVVVKYLCMGGLKSL comes from the coding sequence ATGCTGAAACTCCGCAAACCCGAACTCTTCCGCCAGCAGGCCTACCTCGATGGCCAGTGGTGCAATGCCGACAGCGGCGCCACGTTCGAAGTCACGAACCCCGCCACCGGCGAAGTGCTCGGCCACGTGCCCGAAATGGGCGCGGCCGAGACGCGCCGGGCCATCCTCGCGGCGCAGACGGCCTGGGCCACCTGGCGCCGCAAGACGGCCAAGGAACGCAGCGCCATCCTGCGCAAGTGGAACGACCTGATGCTGGCCCACACCGACGACCTAGCCGCCATCATGACCGCCGAGCAAGGCAAGCCGCTGGCCGAATCCAAGGGCGAGATCGCCTATGCCGCCTCCTTCATCGAGTGGTTCGCCGAAGAGGGCAAACGCGTGAACGGCGACACGCTGCAGTCCCCCGCGAATGACAAACGCCTCCTCGTGGTGAAGGAGCCGATCGGCGTCTGCGCGGCCATCACGCCGTGGAACTTCCCCGCCGCGATGATCACGCGCAAGGCCGGCCCGGCCTTGGCGGCTGGCTGCACCATGGTGCTCAAGCCGGCGGAAAGCACGCCGTTCTCGGCCCTGGCGCTGGCGGTGCTGGCCGAAGAGGCCGGCGTGCCGGCCGGGGTGTTCAGCGTGTTGACCGGCGACGCGCGCGCCATCGGCGGCGAACTCACGGCCAACCCCATCGTGCGCAAGCTCAGCTTCACCGGCTCCACCGAAGTGGGCAGGCTGCTGATGGCGCAAAGCGCGCCGAGCATCAAGAAACTGTCGTTAGAGCTCGGCGGCAACGCGCCGTTCATCGTCTTCGACGATGCCGACCTCGACGAGGCCGTGGCCGGCGCCATCGCCTCCAAGTACCGCAACGCGGGCCAGACCTGCGTCTGCGCCAACCGGCTCTACGTGCAGGACGGCGTGTACGACGCCTTCGCCGCCAAACTCGTCAAGGCCGTGCAGGCGCTGAAGGTGGGCGCTGGCACCGAGCCCGGCGTGGAACAGGGCCCGCTGATCGATGGCGCGGCGGTGGAGAAGATCGAATCGCACATCGCCGACGCCGTCGCCAAGGGCGGCAAGGTGTTGACCGGCGGCAAGCGCCACGCCTTGGGCCACACCTTCTTCGAGCCCACCGTAGTGGCCAACGCCAGCGCCGACATGCTCGTGGCCCGCGAGGAAACCTTCGGCCCGCTGGCGCCGCTGTTCCGCTTCAAGACGGACGCCGAAGTGGTGCAAATGGCCAACGACACGGAATTCGGCCTGGCCAGCTATTTCTACAGCCGCGACATCGCGCGCATCTGGCGCGTGGCCGAGGCGCTGGAGTACGGCATGGTCGGCATCAACACCGGCCTGATCTCCAACGAAGTCGCGCCCTTCGGCGGCGTGAAGCAGTCGGGCCTGGGGCGCGAGGGCTCGTCGTACGGGATCGACGACTACGTGGTTGTGAAGTACCTTTGCATGGGTGGGTTGAAGAGTCTTTGA
- a CDS encoding type II toxin-antitoxin system prevent-host-death family antitoxin has translation MSVHTFSSRNFTRDVGAAKRAAADGPVFITDRGRPAFALLKIEDYYQLAGHQEASLLDVMDALPGDAADFEFEAPRLEVEFRSVELG, from the coding sequence ATGTCCGTTCATACTTTTTCGAGCCGCAATTTCACGCGTGATGTCGGTGCCGCCAAACGTGCAGCGGCCGATGGCCCGGTGTTCATCACCGACCGCGGCCGGCCAGCCTTTGCCCTGCTGAAGATCGAAGACTATTACCAGTTGGCCGGACACCAGGAAGCGTCGCTGCTGGACGTGATGGACGCCTTGCCCGGCGACGCGGCCGACTTCGAATTCGAGGCGCCGCGGCTGGAGGTCGAGTTCCGCTCGGTCGAACTCGGCTGA
- a CDS encoding ABC transporter permease — protein MRTLLHTFPPYTSLAERAWYYTLRGLCALVLLYLVLPILAIVPLSFSDSSFLAYPITGFSLRWYQNLFEAEEWMRAAKNSFIVAPAATLIATVLGTLAATGLAKAEFRGKALLMAVLISPMVVPVIVVGVGMYLFFAPLGLSDSYTALILAHAALGAPFVVTTVLATLQGFNHNLVRASLSLGASPLATFFRITLPLIAPGVISGALFAFATSFDEVVVTLFLAGAEQVTLPRQMFTGIRENISPTIAALATILILFSTTLLLSLEWLRGRAARRGA, from the coding sequence ATGCGCACCCTGCTCCACACCTTCCCGCCCTACACCTCGCTGGCCGAGCGCGCCTGGTACTACACCCTGCGCGGCCTGTGCGCGCTGGTGCTGCTGTACCTGGTACTGCCGATCCTGGCCATCGTGCCGCTGTCGTTCAGCGACAGCAGCTTCCTGGCCTATCCGATCACCGGCTTCTCGCTGCGCTGGTACCAGAACCTGTTCGAGGCCGAGGAATGGATGCGCGCCGCGAAGAACAGCTTCATCGTGGCACCGGCCGCGACGCTCATCGCCACCGTGCTCGGCACCCTGGCCGCCACTGGCCTGGCCAAGGCCGAGTTCCGCGGCAAGGCGCTCTTGATGGCGGTGCTGATCTCGCCGATGGTGGTGCCGGTGATCGTGGTCGGCGTGGGCATGTACCTGTTCTTCGCGCCGCTGGGCCTGTCGGACAGCTACACCGCGCTGATCCTGGCCCATGCCGCGCTGGGTGCGCCCTTCGTCGTCACCACCGTGCTGGCCACGCTGCAGGGTTTCAACCACAACCTGGTGCGCGCCAGCCTGAGTTTGGGCGCAAGTCCACTGGCCACGTTCTTCCGCATCACCCTGCCGCTGATCGCGCCGGGTGTGATCTCGGGCGCCTTGTTCGCGTTCGCCACCTCGTTCGACGAAGTCGTCGTCACGCTATTCCTCGCCGGCGCCGAGCAGGTGACACTGCCGCGCCAGATGTTCACCGGCATCCGGGAAAACATCAGCCCGACGATCGCCGCCTTGGCGACCATCCTGATCCTGTTCTCCACCACCTTGCTGCTGAGTCTTGAATGGCTCAGAGGACGCGCCGCTCGCCGAGGCGCTTGA
- a CDS encoding AmpG family muropeptide MFS transporter: MSAKPLTEPSPSKLPWRATLKVYLEPATLRMLSLGFSAGLPLLLVFGSLSFWLREAGIDRTTIGYLSWVGLAYAFKWVWSPLVDRMPIPLLTRFMGRRRSWLLLSQLGIMAALVGMAVTDPKVLLEPIVWGALAVAFCSATQDIALDAFRIESAATDRQAALAAAYQTGYRLAMIWAGAGVLWIAARSEVAGVAGYQHGAWQTAYLVMAASMLVGVVTVLFSPEPAQQAIPPSRNAAEWLRGALVDPFADFIRRYRWQAALILALIATYRISDVVMGIMANPFYVDMGYTKDEVASVTKVFGVVMTLVGAFIGGVLSMRLGTMRVLMLGALLSAASNLLFAWLGTRGHDVTALVAVVSADNLAGGIASAAFIAYLSSLTNVSYSATQYALFSSMMLLLPKWLAGFSGKAVDLYGYANFFTATALLGVPVLLLVWLASRLEVRPHVPAVAAAKIVNS, from the coding sequence ATGTCAGCCAAACCCCTTACAGAACCCAGCCCATCGAAACTGCCCTGGCGCGCCACGCTGAAGGTCTACCTGGAGCCGGCCACGCTGCGCATGCTGTCGCTGGGTTTCTCGGCCGGTTTGCCGCTGCTGCTGGTGTTCGGCTCGCTGAGTTTCTGGCTGCGCGAGGCCGGCATCGACCGCACCACCATCGGTTACCTGAGCTGGGTGGGCCTCGCCTACGCCTTCAAATGGGTCTGGTCGCCGCTGGTGGACCGCATGCCGATCCCGCTGCTCACGCGTTTCATGGGCCGTCGGCGCAGCTGGCTGCTGCTGTCGCAGCTCGGCATCATGGCGGCGCTGGTCGGCATGGCCGTCACCGACCCGAAGGTGTTGCTCGAACCCATCGTATGGGGGGCGCTGGCCGTGGCCTTCTGTTCGGCCACGCAGGACATCGCGCTCGACGCGTTCCGCATCGAATCGGCCGCCACCGACCGCCAGGCCGCGCTGGCCGCCGCCTACCAGACAGGCTACCGGCTGGCGATGATCTGGGCCGGCGCCGGCGTGTTGTGGATCGCCGCGCGCTCCGAGGTCGCAGGCGTGGCCGGCTACCAGCACGGCGCCTGGCAGACGGCCTACCTGGTGATGGCGGCCAGCATGCTGGTCGGCGTGGTCACCGTGCTGTTCTCGCCCGAGCCCGCGCAGCAGGCGATCCCGCCGAGCCGCAACGCCGCCGAATGGCTGCGCGGCGCGCTCGTCGACCCATTCGCCGACTTCATCCGCCGCTACCGTTGGCAAGCCGCGCTGATCCTGGCGTTGATCGCCACCTACCGCATCAGCGACGTGGTGATGGGCATCATGGCCAACCCGTTCTACGTGGACATGGGCTACACCAAGGACGAGGTGGCCAGCGTCACCAAGGTCTTCGGCGTGGTCATGACGCTGGTGGGCGCGTTCATCGGCGGCGTGTTGTCGATGCGGCTGGGCACGATGCGGGTGCTGATGCTCGGCGCGCTGCTGAGCGCGGCCAGCAACCTGCTGTTCGCCTGGCTCGGCACGCGCGGGCACGACGTGACGGCGCTGGTGGCCGTGGTGTCGGCGGACAACCTGGCCGGCGGCATCGCCTCGGCGGCCTTCATCGCCTACCTGTCGAGCCTGACCAACGTGAGTTATTCGGCCACCCAGTACGCGCTGTTCAGCTCGATGATGCTGCTGTTGCCGAAGTGGCTGGCGGGCTTCTCGGGCAAGGCGGTGGACCTGTACGGCTACGCCAATTTCTTCACCGCCACCGCGCTGCTGGGTGTGCCGGTGCTGCTGCTGGTATGGCTGGCCTCGCGGCTGGAAGTGCGGCCCCATGTTCCGGCGGTCGCCGCGGCCAAGATCGTCAACTCCTGA
- a CDS encoding ABC transporter substrate-binding protein: MHRFTLHVSAAAALLACGLASAKDLTVVNFGGANGNAQKAAFVQPYEKQTGNKIIGVEYNGEQAKVKAMVEAKRVTWDLVEVETGDLARGCEEGLYEKLDYSKIGPKTSFIPEAPQECGIGIFVWSTVLAYNSEKLKTAPTGWKDFWDVKKIPGKRGMRKTALYNLEFALMADGVLAKDVYKVLATKEGVDRAFKKLDEIKPFIQWWEAGAQPPQFLVAGDVVMSTVFNGRIDAARREGKALNVVWDGGIYDLDYWAIPKGSPNKDLALEYIAFSVAPAQQAAYAKNIAYGPVNQAAIKMLDAKTLADLPNAPANSKNAVLLDGAFWTDHGEELQQRFTAWAAK; the protein is encoded by the coding sequence ATGCATCGTTTCACCCTCCATGTCTCCGCAGCCGCCGCCCTGCTGGCCTGCGGTCTGGCCTCGGCCAAGGACCTCACCGTCGTCAACTTCGGCGGCGCCAACGGCAACGCGCAGAAGGCGGCCTTCGTGCAACCCTATGAAAAGCAGACCGGCAACAAGATCATCGGCGTCGAATACAACGGCGAGCAGGCCAAGGTCAAGGCCATGGTCGAGGCCAAGCGCGTGACCTGGGACCTGGTCGAAGTGGAGACGGGCGATCTGGCGCGCGGCTGCGAGGAAGGCCTGTACGAAAAGCTCGACTACAGCAAGATCGGCCCGAAGACGAGCTTCATCCCCGAAGCCCCGCAGGAATGCGGCATCGGCATCTTCGTCTGGTCCACCGTGCTGGCCTACAACAGCGAAAAACTCAAGACCGCACCCACCGGCTGGAAGGATTTCTGGGACGTGAAGAAGATCCCCGGCAAGCGCGGCATGCGCAAGACCGCGCTGTACAACCTCGAGTTCGCGCTGATGGCCGATGGCGTGCTGGCCAAGGACGTGTACAAGGTGCTGGCCACCAAGGAAGGCGTGGACCGCGCGTTCAAGAAGCTCGACGAAATCAAGCCCTTCATCCAGTGGTGGGAAGCCGGCGCGCAGCCGCCGCAGTTCCTGGTGGCCGGCGACGTGGTGATGAGCACGGTGTTCAACGGCCGCATCGACGCCGCGCGCCGCGAAGGCAAGGCATTGAACGTGGTGTGGGACGGCGGCATCTATGACCTCGACTACTGGGCCATTCCCAAGGGCTCGCCCAACAAGGACCTGGCGCTCGAATACATCGCCTTCAGCGTGGCGCCGGCCCAGCAGGCCGCCTACGCGAAGAACATCGCCTACGGCCCGGTGAACCAGGCCGCGATCAAGATGCTCGACGCCAAGACCCTGGCCGACCTGCCCAACGCGCCGGCCAACAGCAAGAACGCCGTGCTGCTCGACGGCGCCTTCTGGACCGACCACGGCGAGGAACTGCAGCAGCGCTTCACCGCCTGGGCCGCGAAGTAA